The Bacillus zhangzhouensis region AACATCTAAGTACCCGGAGGAAGAGAAAGCAAATGCGATTCCCTGAGTAGCGGCGAGCGAAACGGGAACAGCCCAAACCAAGAGGCTTGCCTCTTGGGGTTGTAGGACACTCTATACGGAGTTACAAAGGAATGATATAAGCGAAGAGGTCTGGAAAGGCCCGCCAGAGAAGGTAACAGCCCTGTAACTGAAATGTCATTCTCTCCAGAGTGGATCCTGAGTACGGCGGAACACGTGAAATTCCGTCGGAATCCGGGAGGACCATCTCCCAAGGCTAAATACTCCCTAGTGACCGATAGTGAACCAGTACCGTGAGGGAAAGGTGAAAAGCACCCCGGAAGGGGAGTGAAACAGATCCTGAAACCGTGTGCCTACAAGTAGTCAGAGCCCGTTAACGGGTGATGGCGTGCCTTTTGTAGAATGAACCGGCGAGTTACGATCCCGTGCAAGGTTAAGCAGAAGATGCGGAGCCGCAGCGAAAGCGAGTCTGAATAGGGCGCATGAGTACGTGGTCGTAGACCCGAAACCAGGTGATCTACCCATGTCCAGGGTGAAGTTCAGGTAACACTGAATGGAGGCCCGAACCCACGCACGTTGAAAAGTGCGGGGATGAGGTGTGGGTAGGGGTGAAATGCCAATCGAACCTGGAGATAGCTGGTTCTCTCCGAAATAGCTTTAGGGCTAGCCTCAAGGTAAGAGTCTCGGAGGTAGAGCACTGATTGGACTAGGGGCCCCTACCGGGTTACCGAATTCAGTCAAACTCCGAATGCCGATGACTTATCCTTGGGAGTCAGACTGCGAGTGATAAGATCCGTAGTCGAAAGGGAAACAGCCCAGACCGCCAGCTAAGGTCCCAAAGTATACGTTAAGTGGAAAAGGATGTGGAGTTGCTTAGACAACCAGGATGTTGGCTTAGAAGCAGCCACCATTTAAAGAGTGCGTAATAGCTCACTGGTCGAGTGACTCTGCGCCGAAAATGTACCGGGGCTAAACGTATCACCGAAGCTGCGGACTGTTCTTACGAACAGTGGTAGGAGAGCGTTCTAAGGGCTGTGAAGCCAGACCGGAAGGACTGGTGGAGCGCTTAGAAGTGAGAATGCCGGTATGAGTAGCGAAAGACGGGTGAGAATCCCGTCCACCGAATGCCTAAGGTTTCCTGAGGAAGGCTCGTCCGCTCAGGGTTAGTCGGGACCTAAGCCGAGGCCGAAAGGCGTAGGCGATGGACAACAGGTTGATATTCCTGTACCACCTCCTCACCATTTGAGCAATGGGGGGACGCAGGAGGATAGGGTAAGCGCGGTAATGGATATCCGCGTCCAAGCAGTTAGGCTGGGAAATAGGCAAATCCGTTTCCCGTAAAGGCTGAGCTGTGATGGCGAGCGAAATTTAGTAGCGAAGTTCCTGATTCCACACTGCCAAGAAAAGCCTCTAGCGAGGTGAGAGGTGCCCGTACCGCAAACCGACACAGGTAGGCGAGGAGAGAATCCTAAGGTGATCGAGAGAACTCTCGTTAAGGAACTCGGCAAAATGACCCCGTAACTTCGGGAGAAGGGGTGCTTCTTAGGGTGTTAAAGCCCCGAGAAGCCGCAGTGAATAGGCCCAGGCGACTGTTTAGCAAAAACACAGGTCTCTGCGAAGCCGTAAGGCGAAGTATAGGGGCTGACGCCTGCCCGGTGCTGGAAGGTTAAGAGGAGCGCTTAGCGTAAGCGAAGGTGCGAATTGAAGCCCCAGTAAACGGCGGCCGTAACTATAACGGTCCTAAGGTAGCGAAATTCCTTGTCGGGTAAGTTCCGACCCGCACGAAAGGCGCAACGATCTGGGCACTGTCTCAACGAGAGACTCGGTGAAATTATAGTACCTGTGAAGATGCAGGTTACCCGCGACAGGACGGAAAGACCCCGTGGAGCTTTACTGCAGCCTGATATTGAATGTTGGTACAGCTTGTACAGGATAGGTAGGAGCCTTGGAAACCGGAGCGCTAGCTTCGGTGGAGGCATCGGTGGGATACTACCCTGGCTGTATTGACCTTCTAACCCGCTGCCCTTATCGGGCAGGGAGACAGTGTCAGGTGGGCAGTTTGACTGGGGCGGTCGCCTCCTAAAATGTAACGGAGGCGCCCAAAGGTTCCCTCAGAATGGTTGGAAATCATTCGCAGAGTGTAAAGGCACAAGGGAGCTTGACTGCGAGACCTACAAGTCGAGCAGGGACGAAAGTCGGGCTTAGTGATCCGGTGGTTCCGCATGGAAGGGCCATCGCTCAACGGATAAAAGCTACCCCGGGGATAACAGGCTTATCTCCCCCAAGAGTCCACATCGACGGGGAGGTTTGGCACCTCGATGTCGGCTCATCGCATCCTGGGGCTGTAGTCGGTCCCAAGGGTTGGGCTGTTCGCCCATTAAAGCGGTACGCGAGCTGGGTTCAGAACGTCGTGAGACAGTTCGGTCCCTATCCGTCGCGGGCGCAGGAAATTTGAGAGGAGCTGTCCTTAGTACGAGAGGACCGGGATGGACGCACCGCTGGTGTACCAGTTGTTCTGCCAAGGGCATCGCTGGGTAGCTATGTGCGGACGGGATAAGTGCTGAAAGCATCTAAGCATGAAGCCCCCCTCAAGATGAGATTTCCCATTCCGCAAGGAAGTAAGATCCCTGAAAGATGATCAGGTTGATAGGTCTGAGGTGGAAGCGTGGTGACACGTGGAGCTGACAGATACTAATAGATCGAGGACTTAACCTATATTCTCATGTGAAACATGAACATTGTTATCTAGTTTTGAGAGAACATTCTCTCCATCAGGTTTGGTGGCGATAGCGAAGAGGTCACACCCGTTCCCATACCGAACACGGAAGTTAAGCTCTTCAGCGCCGATGGTAGTTGGGGGTTTCCCCCTGTGAGAGTAGGACGCCGCCAAGCTTTTATAAGGATCAGTTCCATTTGGAACTGGTCTTTTTTGTTTTTTCTTCTAGCAACATCATGATGTAAGCTGGGAACTTCTCTTCTGCAATCTCCATGTAGCGTTCAATCATGACGTAATCATCGCTAATGTATTGAGACAGCAGCTCGTACCACCATTCTGTTTCGTAGCGGGCAATCATACTAAGGTTATACATCAATAAGTAATGGCTGATGATCTCAGGAATCCCTAGAAAAGCATCTCGTGTTGACGGTATAAACCATTGATCTATTTCTAAATCATAATGAAGATGAATAGCAAGTGCTGGGTTTTCTTCAAGAAATACATCAAACGTCAATTTTTTAGCCTCTCTCTGTTTGAGTTTCCAGCTTGTATGGAACTCAAAGTATTCAATAAAGCGTTCAGCAGACATGTTATAGAGTAATGGAATATGATCTTGAATCATCATTCCATTAGCCTTTTCCACTTTAACTAATGTCGAGGGATGCTTTTGAAACTCAAGAATATGACTCATTTCAGGTATTTTGGACAGGAGATGGATCATCGTAAATCGCTCATCTTCAAGACCATTTAAATGAAATAGATGTTTTAACACATGCATACATAGCCCATTTCTTTGGATTTTCACTTCATCTTCACTAAAACGGTAATGCTGTTTCTTTCTCTTTCTCGATGTTACGCCGTGAGCTAAAACAGAGGTTTGAGAAGGATAATAGGGATCAACTGTCAGCAAACATGCTTTTAGCAGTTGCGCCATTCCATAAAACAATAAAATGGGTTTTAGTTCTAGAGGTGCGATCGCTGCCTGTTCATAAAACGTGTGGCCATGTTTTAGAAAGTAAATAAATCGTTCACAGTTTTTATAGGATTGCTGGTTTGCATCTTGAATGTTTCGTTTCTCATATTGTTGAAATAGAAACTTTTGGGAGGTTTCGAGCGAGTAAAAACGTTTTAAATCCTTCCATCCTGAACTTTTCATCTTCTTCCTCAACTCTCTTTATATTTTCTAAAAATTGCAACTGTTTGTTGCTTCCTTGACATGCTGTTTCCTAGTTGATAATCTACATATAATATTTTGCCGAAAAGAGGGGGATTTACTAATGTGGGAAAGTAAATTTTCAAAAGAAGGATTGACGTTTGACGATGTTTTGCTTGTTCCAGCAAAGTCTGAAGTACTTCCGCGTGATGTCGATTTATCAGTGGAGCTAACAAGCACATTAAAGCTAAACATTCCAATTATCAGTGCGGGAATGGACACAGTGACGGAATCACAAATGGCCATTGCAATGGCACGTCAAGGTGGTCTTGGTATTATTCATAAGAACATGTCCATTGAACAGCAAGCAGAACAGGTGGATAAAGTAAAACGTTCAGAGCGCGGCGTTATTACAAATCCATTCTTCTTAACACCAGAGCATCAAGTATTTGATGCAGAGCATTTAATGGGTAAATACCGTATTTCAGGTGTGCCGATTGTCAACAACGAACAAGACCAAAAGCTTGTTGGTATTATTACGAACCGTGACCTTCGTTTTATTTCGGATTATTCAATGAAGATTAGCGACGTGATGACTAAAGAGGAACTTGTGACAGCTTCTGTTGGTACAACATTAGAAGAAGCTGAAAAAATCCTACAGCAATACAAGATTGAAAAATTACCTCTTTTAGATGACGAAGGAACGTTAAAAGGTCTTATCACAATCAAAGATATTGAAAAAGTGATTGAATTCCCTAACTCCTCTAAAGATGCACATGGCCGTTTAATTGTTGGTGCTGCTGTTGGCGTGACTGGCGACACAATGACACGTGTGAAAAAATTAGTCGAAGCCAATGTGGATGTTATTGTCATTGATACAGCACATGGTCATTCTCAAGGTGTTCTAAACACTGTATCGAAAATCCGTGAAACGTATCCTTCTCTTAACATCATTGCTGGTAATGTTGCAACAGCTGAAGCAACAAAAGCATTGTTTGAAGCAGGAGCAGATATTGTGAAAGTCGGTATCGGACCAGGATCTATATGTACAACACGTGTTGTTGCAGGTGTCGGTGTACCACAAATCACAGCCATCTATGACTGTGCAACAGAAGCAAGAAAACATGGTAAAGCTATTATTGCAGATGGTGGAATTAAATATTCAGGTGATATCGTGAAAGCACTAGCATCTGGCGGACATGCTGTTATGCTGGGCAGCCTTCTAGCTGGTACATCTGAAAGCCCAGGAGAAACAGAAATTTTCCAAGGTAGACGCTTCAAAGTTTATCGTGGTATGGGTTCTGTCGCTGCAATGGAAAAAGGAAGTAAAGATCGTTACTTCCAAGAAGACAATAAAAAATTCGTTCCTGAAGGGATCGAAGGCCGTACACCATACAAAGGGCCAGTCGTTGATACAGTGTATCAACTAGTTGGCGGTATTCGTTCTGGTATGGGCTATTGTGGAACACAGGATTTACGCACTCTTAGAGAAGAAGCACAGTTCATTCGTATGACAGGCGCAGGACTTCGTGAGAGCCATCCACATGATGTACAAATTACAAAAGAATCACCAAACTACACAATTTCTTGATAAATTGTGACAATCAAATTACATTTGACAGGGTCGATGACTCTGTCTATTTTTTTTGTCTTTATTGTGATAAAATTTATACTGTTGTGTTGAAATAAGCCCTTGTGGATTACATATATATGAAAAACGTCGTAAAAAGATGAATATGGAGGTATGACGATTGAACAGCAAGATGTTGAAACAGCTTATGGTCTCTATCCTTGCATTGACATTGATTGTTACAGCATTTACACCAATGTCCAAAGCAAAAGCTGCTGAAGATCCATTCAGTGTGAATGCGAAAGCAGCGATCCTTATTGAAGCTTCTACAGGTAAAATTCTTTATAGTAAAAACGCAGATCAAAGACTGCCTATTGCAAGTATGGCAAAAATGATGACAGAGTATCTATTACTAGAGGCGATTGCTGAAGGTAAAGTGAAATGGGATCAAAAGTATACGCCAGATGATTATGTATATGAAATTTCTCAGGACCGCAGCTTATCCAACGTTCCTTTGAGAAAAGATGGTTCGTATACAGTCAAAGAACTTTATCAAGCAACGGCTATTTATTCGGCAAATGCAGCAGCGATTGGTTTAGCAGAAGTGATCGCTGGATCAGAATCGAAATTTGTTGAAAAAATGAACGCAAAAGCGAAAGAACTTGGTTTAACAAACTACAAATTCGTAAATGCAACTGGTCTGGAAAATAAAGACTTACATGGCCAACAGCCAAAAGGTACAGGTCCTGATGAAGAAAGTGAAGTATCTGCAAAAGATATGGCATTGCTTGCACAGCATCTCATCAAAGACCATCCAGAAATTCTTGAAACAGCAAGTATTGCGAAAACAAAGTTCAGAGAAGGCACTGACGATGAAATGGACATGCCGAACTGGAACTTCATGCTGAAAGGACTTGTGAAGGAATATAAAGGTGTAGACGGTCTGAAAACAGGTTCTACAGATTCAGCCGGTTCTAGCTTCACAGGGACAGCAAAGCAAGGAGACATGCGTGTTATCGCAGTCATTCTAAATGCAAAAGGTAATCTTCATACAGCACGTTTCGATGTAGCGAAAAAACTATTTGACTATGCGTTTAAAAACTTTACCATGAAAGAAATGTACAAAAAAGGTCAACAAATCAAAGGACATGAAAACATCGAAGTTAATAAAGGCAAAGATAAAGAAGTACCTGTTGTGACGAAAGAAGCATTTTCTGTGCCAGTCAAAAATGGTGACGAAAAGAGCTATAAAGCAAAAGTTAATATTGAGAAAAAGAACCTAGAAGCTCCTATTAAAAAAGGAACGAAGGTTGGCATGCTGACGACTTCTTATTCTGGTGATGAGAAGGACTACGGCTATTTAAATAAAGACCAATCAGGTGTTGAGCTTGTGACAAAAACAGGCGATGAAAAAGCAAATTGGTTCATCCTTGCAATGCGCGGTGTAGGTGGTTTCTTCGCTGGCATTTGGGGCGGAATCGTTGACACAGTAAAGGGTTGGTTCTAATAAAAAACTGCTCTCAATGCATTGAGAGCAGTTTTTTATCGTTAAAAGAAGAGCGATTGCCTCTGATTTTGAGGAGTGGACAAGGCTTGCTGAAAAATACCACATAACTTTTCCACCCCCTCGGTCAGTGCTTTTTCATTCACATAAGAAAAGCTAAGGCGGATATAATTCTGTTTCGGCTCTCCAGGATAACAGACAGAGCCAGGCAGAAAGGTAATTTGGTGCTTACGTGCTTCATGCAGCAGTGCTCGTGTATCGACCCAGGAAGGAAAGCTAAGCCATAAATTGAGCCCGCCTTGTGGAATTTGCCACGTTACATCTTTCGGTGCATGCTTCGTTAACACATCCATCATCAAATCGCGTCTCACCTTCAAGGCGGTTCTTAGCTTCTTCGTATGATCAATCATTTTCTTCGATGTCAGAAACGGCAATATGGCCTTTTGTGTGAGGAGAGGGCTGCCTAAGTCATTATTGGCCTTGGCAGCTAATAAACGGTTAAATATTGAACCTGAAGCGGTGATAATCCCTATTCTGCATCCTGGAGCCAGTGTTTTACTTAATCCTCGTAAATAAATAACGTGTCCATCAAGATCCAGGCTTTTAATAGGTGCCGGCGGCTTCTTTTCAAAATAAAGCTCACGGTAAGGGTCATCTTCTACAATGAGACAATCAATGCTTTGAGCCAGTAAGAGAAGCTGTTTTCTGCGCTTCATCGACATACTGGCTCCTGTCGGACTGTGGAAAGTAGGGATCGTATAGATGAGCTTCGGTTTATATTTATCACAAATGCTTTGAAGCTGCTTCATGTTCATCCCTTCATGTTCGACAGGGACGGTAATGATTCTTGCTCCTCTGCCCATAAAGACATCAATGGCCCCGGGATAGGTCGGTGCTTCCATGACAACCACATCATCTGGCCCAATAAACGTACGTGCCACCAAATCAAGCCCTTGCTGAGAACCACTTGTTACAAGGATATTTTCAGGTGTAGACGGCACATCCAACTTTTCTAAAAAGGACTGAATGACCTGTCGCAGCTGAAGATCACCTTGTATTTCACCATACTTCGACATGATTTGGGGATGCCTTGCTAGCACATACTGCATTTCTTTTTCTAAATACCGGTTGGGCAGAAGCCCTGGATCGATCATAGAGGAAGAAAGGTTAATGGCTTCTTCAACATAGTGATACTGGGCGAATTGAGACCGTGGTAAATAATCTGGAATCGACAACTGCCAATCGAAAGAAGTAGATGATGGAACCGGAATCTCAGTCCGCTCTTGTTGCTCATTCACAAAAGTTCCTTTACCTTGCACCGTCGTTAAATATCCGTCGTCCTTTAATCGGGTGTATGCCTTTGCTGCCGTGACAAGACTTACATTCAGCTGCTTAGCTAAATCACGAACAGTTGGCAGCTTTTCTCCTTGCTGAAGTAAACCCGATTGAATGTGATCAATAATTGAAAAGTAAATTTGATTTGAAAGAGATGTATCAGAGTGTCGATGGATATCAATATGCATAAGTACCCTCCATAGAATGAAAAATTGTTATACATGAATTTTAATTGTTATAGATGCATTATAGCATGTAAATCACACTTCAAAGAGAAAACGATATGTTTTTAGCTGAGAATTCTTTATACAAGGGTTTATCCTTTTTTATCGGGCGATTGAATTGTTATACTATTCTCTTTATTGTTATACTTTCTCGCTTGTATGATAAAGATGTTGAATCAATCAAATAGACAAATGGGAGGAAACTATTGTGAGCAAGAAGGGAACTGAACGAGTGAAACGTGGAATGGCAGAAATGCAAAAGGGCGGCGTCATTATGGATGTCGTCAATGCGGAGCAGGCAAAAATTGCAGAAGAAGCAGGTGCAGTGGCAGTCATGGCACTAGAACGAGTACCAGCTGATATCCGTGCAGCAGGCGGTGTTGCCCGTATGGCAGACCCAAGAATCGTAGAGGAAGTAAAAAATGCAGTAACGATTCCAGTCATGGCAAAAGCACGTATCGGCCACATCGTCGAGGCTCGTGTTCTTGAAGCACTTGGTGTTGATTATATCGATGAGAGTGAAGTGCTGACGCCCGCAGATGAGGAATTCCACTTAAATAAAAATGAATACACAGTACCTTTTGTCTGTGGATGCCGCGATTTAGGTGAGGCAACCCGCCGTATCGCAGAAGGAGCTTCTATGCTTCGTACAAAAGGAGAACCTGGGACAGGCAATATTGTAGAGGCTGTTCGTCATATGAGAAAGGTCAATGCTCAGATTCGTAAAGTATCGGCTATGAGTGAAGATGAACTGATGACAGAAGCCAAGAATCTTGGTGCGCCTTATGAAGTATTGCTGCAAATCAAAAGAGATGGCAAGTTGCCAGTTGTGAACTTTGCAGCAGGAGGCGTTGCAACACCAGCAGATGCTGCGTTAATGATGCAGCTTGGAGCAGACGGTGTATTTGTCGGATCTGGTATTTTCAAATCAGACAATCCAGCTAAATTTGCAAAAGCGATTGTTGAAGCAACGACTCATTTCACAGATTACCGTCTCATTGCAGAACTTTCAAAAGAGCTTGGAACAGCTATGAAAGGAATTGAAATTTCAAATCTACTGCCAGAAGAACGTATGCAAGAACGTGGCTGGTAATTAAGGGAGCGCAAACGATCATGCTGACAATTGGTGTACTAGGGCTTCAAGGAGCGGTGAGAGAGCATATTCAATCGATTGAAGCCTGTGGCAAAGAAGGAAAGATCATCAAACGAGTAGAAGAGCTAAAATCCGTTGACGGTTTGATTATCCCTGGTGGAGAAAGTACAACGATGAGAAGACTCATGGATACGTACCAATTCATTGACCCGATCAAAGCGTTCGCTGCTCAAGGGAAGCCGATTTTCGGGACATGTGCCGGTTTGATTATGCTGGCAAAGCATATCGAAGATCGAGAAGATGCTCATCTTGGACTGTTCAATGTATCTGTTGCACGTAACTCTTTTGGCAGACAGGTAGACAGCTTTGAAGCAGATTTAGAAGTAAAAGGACTGGATGCGCCGTTTACTGGGGTATTTATCCGTGCGCCTCATATCATCAGCGCAGATGATGACGTAGAAATCATGGCTGAATATGATGGCAGGATTGTGATGGCGAAAGAAAACAATATCTTAGGCTGCTCTTTTCATCCGGAGCTGACAGACGATCACCGGTTAACGCAGCTGTTTGTTGACATGGTGAAGACCTACAAAACGAAGCTTGCTGTATAAAACGGTTGAAAAGAGATAAAACTTATAGTACATTAAAATCACAATCAAAGATCGAAAAAGCGTTGACGGGAAATAGTAAGAAGCCCCTCTTTCTCAGAGAGCCGATGGTTGGTGAGAATCGGTGAAAGA contains the following coding sequences:
- a CDS encoding YaaC family protein, whose protein sequence is MKSSGWKDLKRFYSLETSQKFLFQQYEKRNIQDANQQSYKNCERFIYFLKHGHTFYEQAAIAPLELKPILLFYGMAQLLKACLLTVDPYYPSQTSVLAHGVTSRKRKKQHYRFSEDEVKIQRNGLCMHVLKHLFHLNGLEDERFTMIHLLSKIPEMSHILEFQKHPSTLVKVEKANGMMIQDHIPLLYNMSAERFIEYFEFHTSWKLKQREAKKLTFDVFLEENPALAIHLHYDLEIDQWFIPSTRDAFLGIPEIISHYLLMYNLSMIARYETEWWYELLSQYISDDYVMIERYMEIAEEKFPAYIMMLLEEKTKKTSSKWN
- the guaB gene encoding IMP dehydrogenase — translated: MWESKFSKEGLTFDDVLLVPAKSEVLPRDVDLSVELTSTLKLNIPIISAGMDTVTESQMAIAMARQGGLGIIHKNMSIEQQAEQVDKVKRSERGVITNPFFLTPEHQVFDAEHLMGKYRISGVPIVNNEQDQKLVGIITNRDLRFISDYSMKISDVMTKEELVTASVGTTLEEAEKILQQYKIEKLPLLDDEGTLKGLITIKDIEKVIEFPNSSKDAHGRLIVGAAVGVTGDTMTRVKKLVEANVDVIVIDTAHGHSQGVLNTVSKIRETYPSLNIIAGNVATAEATKALFEAGADIVKVGIGPGSICTTRVVAGVGVPQITAIYDCATEARKHGKAIIADGGIKYSGDIVKALASGGHAVMLGSLLAGTSESPGETEIFQGRRFKVYRGMGSVAAMEKGSKDRYFQEDNKKFVPEGIEGRTPYKGPVVDTVYQLVGGIRSGMGYCGTQDLRTLREEAQFIRMTGAGLRESHPHDVQITKESPNYTIS
- a CDS encoding D-alanyl-D-alanine carboxypeptidase; translation: MNSKMLKQLMVSILALTLIVTAFTPMSKAKAAEDPFSVNAKAAILIEASTGKILYSKNADQRLPIASMAKMMTEYLLLEAIAEGKVKWDQKYTPDDYVYEISQDRSLSNVPLRKDGSYTVKELYQATAIYSANAAAIGLAEVIAGSESKFVEKMNAKAKELGLTNYKFVNATGLENKDLHGQQPKGTGPDEESEVSAKDMALLAQHLIKDHPEILETASIAKTKFREGTDDEMDMPNWNFMLKGLVKEYKGVDGLKTGSTDSAGSSFTGTAKQGDMRVIAVILNAKGNLHTARFDVAKKLFDYAFKNFTMKEMYKKGQQIKGHENIEVNKGKDKEVPVVTKEAFSVPVKNGDEKSYKAKVNIEKKNLEAPIKKGTKVGMLTTSYSGDEKDYGYLNKDQSGVELVTKTGDEKANWFILAMRGVGGFFAGIWGGIVDTVKGWF
- a CDS encoding PLP-dependent aminotransferase family protein; translated protein: MHIDIHRHSDTSLSNQIYFSIIDHIQSGLLQQGEKLPTVRDLAKQLNVSLVTAAKAYTRLKDDGYLTTVQGKGTFVNEQQERTEIPVPSSTSFDWQLSIPDYLPRSQFAQYHYVEEAINLSSSMIDPGLLPNRYLEKEMQYVLARHPQIMSKYGEIQGDLQLRQVIQSFLEKLDVPSTPENILVTSGSQQGLDLVARTFIGPDDVVVMEAPTYPGAIDVFMGRGARIITVPVEHEGMNMKQLQSICDKYKPKLIYTIPTFHSPTGASMSMKRRKQLLLLAQSIDCLIVEDDPYRELYFEKKPPAPIKSLDLDGHVIYLRGLSKTLAPGCRIGIITASGSIFNRLLAAKANNDLGSPLLTQKAILPFLTSKKMIDHTKKLRTALKVRRDLMMDVLTKHAPKDVTWQIPQGGLNLWLSFPSWVDTRALLHEARKHQITFLPGSVCYPGEPKQNYIRLSFSYVNEKALTEGVEKLCGIFQQALSTPQNQRQSLFF
- the pdxS gene encoding pyridoxal 5'-phosphate synthase lyase subunit PdxS; translated protein: MSKKGTERVKRGMAEMQKGGVIMDVVNAEQAKIAEEAGAVAVMALERVPADIRAAGGVARMADPRIVEEVKNAVTIPVMAKARIGHIVEARVLEALGVDYIDESEVLTPADEEFHLNKNEYTVPFVCGCRDLGEATRRIAEGASMLRTKGEPGTGNIVEAVRHMRKVNAQIRKVSAMSEDELMTEAKNLGAPYEVLLQIKRDGKLPVVNFAAGGVATPADAALMMQLGADGVFVGSGIFKSDNPAKFAKAIVEATTHFTDYRLIAELSKELGTAMKGIEISNLLPEERMQERGW
- the pdxT gene encoding pyridoxal 5'-phosphate synthase glutaminase subunit PdxT; translated protein: MLTIGVLGLQGAVREHIQSIEACGKEGKIIKRVEELKSVDGLIIPGGESTTMRRLMDTYQFIDPIKAFAAQGKPIFGTCAGLIMLAKHIEDREDAHLGLFNVSVARNSFGRQVDSFEADLEVKGLDAPFTGVFIRAPHIISADDDVEIMAEYDGRIVMAKENNILGCSFHPELTDDHRLTQLFVDMVKTYKTKLAV